A genomic segment from Verrucomicrobiota bacterium encodes:
- the accB gene encoding acetyl-CoA carboxylase biotin carboxyl carrier protein has product MARNTKTSKKPSVKPTTKAPVNKSTASTKVAKPASPKGNGSGDFQEVRTLIDLLKKNDLAVLEFEKGDFKITLKTPAGASSGATLFQGHQGYSQPIAPVAAVAGAAASSSDKSAAAEPAKSNFKEITSPMVGTFYACPSTESPAFVEVGKTINAESVVCIIEAMKVMNEIKAEIAGKIVEIVAENGKPVQFGQVLFRVS; this is encoded by the coding sequence ATGGCACGTAACACCAAGACCTCCAAGAAGCCTTCCGTCAAACCAACGACCAAGGCACCCGTTAACAAGTCCACCGCCTCGACCAAGGTAGCCAAGCCTGCCTCCCCCAAAGGGAATGGGAGTGGCGACTTCCAGGAAGTCCGGACACTGATCGACCTACTAAAGAAAAACGATCTGGCCGTCCTGGAATTCGAAAAGGGTGACTTCAAGATCACCCTGAAGACCCCAGCCGGCGCATCAAGTGGGGCGACTCTATTTCAGGGACACCAGGGGTATTCCCAGCCGATAGCCCCTGTGGCAGCTGTCGCAGGCGCAGCCGCCTCTTCCTCTGATAAATCGGCCGCTGCAGAACCCGCCAAGAGCAACTTTAAGGAGATCACCTCGCCTATGGTCGGCACCTTTTACGCCTGTCCATCTACCGAGTCACCGGCATTTGTCGAGGTCGGCAAGACTATCAATGCCGAATCCGTCGTCTGCATTATCGAGGCGATGAAGGTCATGAATGAGATCAAGGCTGAAATCGCAGGCAAGATTGTCGAGATCGTCGCTGAGAACGGCAAGCCGGTCCAGTTCGGCCAGGTCCTCTTCCGCGTCAGCTAA
- the accC gene encoding acetyl-CoA carboxylase biotin carboxylase subunit, whose translation MFKKVLIANRGEIALRIIRACKELGISTVAVYSEPDIHSLHVQLADEAICIGPAPGSESYLRIDRIISAAEIADVDAIHPGYGFLAENAHFAEICASANINFVGPTPESIRLMGDKNSARECAKKAGVPISPGSDGIVPDEKEAIKVTKQIGYPVMIKAVAGGGGRGMRMAHDEESLIAGFHSARMEADKSFGNPDVYIEKLIINPHHIEFQVFGDKHGKIVHLGERDCSLQRRNQKILEECPSPLMTEDLRKRMGEASVRLCETVGYYNAGTIEYLVDDDLNFYFMEMNTRIQVEHPVTEEVYGVDLVKQQLQVAAGEHLSEHLVNAKPRLHSIECRINAEDPEKNFMPCAGKIEAYYAPGGRGLRIDSHAYAGYPIPPNYDSMISKMIATASTREAAIARMSRALGEYQVVGIKTTIPLHRAIMQNADFRKGKYNTGFLEKFLKDGVPAVKE comes from the coding sequence ATGTTCAAGAAAGTCCTGATTGCCAACCGTGGGGAAATCGCCCTGCGTATCATCCGCGCCTGCAAGGAGCTGGGTATCAGCACCGTGGCGGTCTATTCCGAGCCCGACATCCACTCCCTTCACGTGCAATTGGCCGACGAGGCCATCTGCATCGGTCCCGCCCCTGGCAGCGAAAGCTACCTGAGGATCGACCGGATCATTAGCGCGGCTGAGATCGCTGATGTCGACGCCATCCATCCGGGCTACGGATTCCTTGCCGAGAACGCCCATTTCGCGGAGATATGCGCCTCGGCGAACATCAACTTCGTCGGCCCCACCCCCGAGTCCATCCGACTCATGGGTGATAAGAACAGTGCGCGTGAGTGCGCCAAGAAGGCAGGTGTCCCCATTTCCCCGGGTAGCGACGGCATCGTGCCGGACGAGAAGGAGGCGATCAAGGTCACCAAACAGATCGGCTATCCCGTGATGATCAAGGCGGTCGCTGGCGGTGGCGGTCGCGGCATGCGTATGGCCCATGATGAGGAGAGCCTTATCGCGGGATTCCACAGTGCACGCATGGAGGCCGACAAGTCTTTTGGCAATCCCGATGTCTACATCGAGAAGCTGATCATTAATCCTCACCACATCGAGTTCCAGGTCTTCGGTGACAAGCACGGAAAGATCGTCCATCTCGGTGAACGCGACTGCTCCCTGCAGCGGCGTAACCAGAAGATCCTCGAGGAGTGCCCCTCGCCGCTTATGACCGAGGATCTTCGCAAGCGGATGGGCGAGGCTTCGGTCCGTCTCTGCGAGACGGTCGGCTACTACAATGCCGGAACCATCGAGTACCTAGTCGACGACGACCTCAACTTTTACTTCATGGAGATGAACACCCGCATCCAGGTGGAACATCCCGTGACAGAGGAAGTCTACGGAGTGGACCTCGTGAAGCAGCAGCTTCAGGTAGCTGCTGGAGAACACCTCTCCGAGCATTTGGTCAATGCCAAGCCCCGTCTCCACTCGATCGAGTGCCGTATTAATGCCGAGGATCCAGAAAAGAATTTCATGCCTTGTGCCGGAAAGATCGAGGCCTACTACGCCCCGGGTGGCCGAGGCCTCCGCATTGACTCGCATGCCTACGCGGGCTATCCGATCCCTCCCAACTACGACTCGATGATCTCTAAGATGATCGCAACGGCTTCTACGCGCGAGGCGGCGATCGCCCGCATGTCACGTGCCCTCGGCGAGTACCAGGTCGTCGGCATCAAGACGACCATACCCCTGCACCGCGCAATTATGCAGAACGCAGACTTCCGCAAGGGAAAATACAACACGGGATTCCTTGAGAAATTCCTCAAGGATGGGGTCCCCGCAGTGAAGGAATAG
- the thiE gene encoding thiamine phosphate synthase has protein sequence MKQLSECRLYAILDTGYVSSDRMVAMAHSLIAGGVDILQLRAKKESREEIRSMALELSPICRKAGIAFILNDYPDLVRETGADGAHVGQDDLSVAEARRLGGPEAIIGKSTHSLDQALSARGESPDYIGFGPLFATATKPDYTPIGTQQIQEVHRLLPFPVFCIGGINLSNLPAVLRAGARRVVIVSDLLTAADPVDRTTACRALLS, from the coding sequence ATGAAACAGCTTTCCGAGTGTCGTCTCTACGCGATCCTGGACACGGGGTACGTGTCGTCGGATCGCATGGTTGCGATGGCCCATTCGCTGATCGCGGGAGGTGTCGACATCCTCCAACTTAGAGCAAAGAAGGAAAGTCGGGAAGAAATCCGCAGCATGGCTCTGGAACTCTCTCCAATCTGTCGGAAGGCTGGCATTGCCTTTATCCTGAACGATTATCCTGACCTTGTCCGAGAAACCGGGGCGGATGGCGCCCATGTGGGGCAGGATGACCTAAGCGTTGCCGAAGCACGGAGACTGGGAGGTCCCGAAGCCATTATCGGCAAGTCCACTCATTCGCTAGATCAGGCCCTGTCGGCTAGAGGGGAATCTCCTGACTACATAGGCTTCGGCCCACTTTTTGCGACGGCGACCAAACCTGACTACACTCCTATCGGAACACAACAGATCCAGGAAGTACACCGCTTGCTTCCCTTCCCCGTCTTCTGCATCGGGGGAATCAATCTCTCCAATCTCCCTGCGGTACTCCGGGCCGGGGCTAGGCGTGTGGTCATCGTCTCCGACCTCTTGACTGCCGCAGACCCCGTTGACAGGACAACAGCCTGCAGGGCCCTCTTGAGCTAA
- a CDS encoding SAM-dependent methyltransferase — protein sequence MIPIERFMREALHHPTFGYYSSQIHDVGRGGDFSTAASLDPQLGEAIAHWIPQRAKELGWRNNGVPVIEVGAGSGLMARSVLRHLDWKTRWRIDYMICETSPILRSKQKQNLRWRGVRWVDSLKEGLERSHGRALIFSNELVDAFPCRVFQKSGDEWLELGIIIHPDGSLSETTSLPVANDEWFADLAGLMDGQRVERHDSYRAHLETWSPYWKEGFLLTIDYGDMSTALYAGGRRRQAGSLRAYWKHQLYIGREVYARFGKQDLTADVNFSDLIGWGHSLGWKEKSFSTQREFLHRWISPKKTAESSNRFLIPGDAGDAFKVLEQSSH from the coding sequence ATGATCCCCATAGAGCGCTTCATGCGGGAGGCTCTCCACCATCCGACTTTCGGCTACTACTCGTCACAGATTCACGACGTGGGGCGCGGGGGTGATTTCTCCACTGCCGCCTCGCTCGATCCGCAACTTGGAGAGGCCATCGCGCATTGGATCCCCCAGAGGGCCAAAGAACTCGGATGGAGAAACAATGGAGTTCCCGTGATTGAGGTCGGCGCGGGAAGCGGCCTGATGGCACGCTCGGTTCTGCGTCATCTGGATTGGAAGACCCGTTGGCGTATCGATTACATGATTTGCGAGACCTCCCCCATCCTTCGCTCCAAACAGAAACAGAACCTTCGCTGGCGAGGTGTCCGCTGGGTCGATTCGCTAAAGGAGGGACTTGAGAGAAGTCATGGCCGAGCCCTGATCTTCAGTAACGAACTGGTCGATGCCTTTCCATGCAGGGTATTTCAAAAGTCGGGAGATGAGTGGCTGGAACTTGGCATCATCATTCATCCGGACGGCTCTCTTTCCGAGACGACAAGCCTCCCAGTCGCTAACGATGAATGGTTCGCGGATTTAGCCGGGTTGATGGATGGACAGAGAGTAGAACGTCATGACTCCTACCGCGCTCATCTCGAGACCTGGAGTCCATACTGGAAAGAAGGGTTCCTACTCACGATCGACTATGGAGACATGTCAACGGCCCTCTATGCAGGAGGCCGAAGACGCCAGGCAGGCTCCCTGCGAGCATACTGGAAACATCAACTTTATATTGGCCGAGAAGTTTACGCCCGTTTTGGGAAACAGGATCTCACCGCAGATGTTAATTTCAGCGATCTCATCGGGTGGGGCCACTCCCTCGGATGGAAGGAAAAGTCTTTCTCCACACAGCGGGAATTCCTGCATCGATGGATCTCTCCAAAAAAGACCGCCGAATCATCCAACCGTTTCCTCATACCGGGAGACGCCGGCGACGCCTTCAAGGTCCTGGAGCAAAGTTCTCATTAG
- the phoU gene encoding phosphate signaling complex protein PhoU translates to MYKEPAKPHTLSNFTTSLDQLRSSVLRMSSLAHLNLKNSIKGLMERDDDWCNNCIADDEEIDLLEMQIDHEGIEVMSRFHPFASDLREVISSIKIGANIERVADQAVNIARRARKLNEQPELAELHLLDNPIRLSLEMFADAVRAFAERNAELAVELKSRDKELDLLNKDLTDTLINRMQDDSPNLPSYLNLIFISRCLERIGDHACNIAEDVVFAVSAEDIRHLGKQ, encoded by the coding sequence ATGTACAAAGAACCCGCCAAACCCCACACGCTTTCGAATTTCACGACATCCCTGGACCAGCTCCGCAGCAGTGTCCTCAGGATGTCTAGCCTCGCCCACCTAAACCTCAAGAATTCCATCAAGGGATTGATGGAGCGTGACGACGACTGGTGCAACAATTGCATCGCCGATGACGAGGAGATCGATCTTCTGGAGATGCAGATCGACCACGAGGGAATCGAGGTGATGAGCCGCTTCCATCCCTTTGCCTCGGATCTGCGCGAGGTGATCTCCTCGATCAAGATAGGGGCTAATATCGAACGCGTTGCCGATCAGGCGGTGAATATCGCCCGCCGCGCCCGCAAGCTGAACGAACAACCCGAGTTGGCGGAACTTCACCTGCTGGATAATCCGATTCGCCTCTCCCTGGAGATGTTTGCTGATGCCGTCCGCGCCTTCGCCGAGCGGAATGCAGAGCTCGCGGTGGAACTCAAGTCACGTGACAAGGAACTCGATCTCCTCAATAAAGACCTCACCGATACACTGATTAACAGGATGCAGGATGACTCGCCCAATCTCCCGAGTTATCTCAATCTGATCTTCATCAGCCGTTGTCTGGAGCGTATCGGCGACCATGCCTGCAATATCGCCGAGGATGTTGTCTTCGCGGTGAGTGCTGAGGATATAAGGCATCTCGGGAAGCAGTAG
- the pstB gene encoding phosphate ABC transporter ATP-binding protein PstB produces MSTEDQATAPTEASEQPPELTNDFTPGESNFIKVDNFKFFYGKKEALHGINLEIPSRKVTSFIGPSGCGKSTLLRNFNRMNELIPGVHHEGDITIHGTSIYDPSVEIIALRRRIGMVFQKSNPFPMSIYENIVYPLRIAGQNTRSVLDETVERCLRSAALWEEAKDRLNDSALGLSGGQMQRLCIARAVASRPEILLMDEPCSALDPIATAKVEELIIELKKDFTIVIVTHNMQQASRVSELTAFFYLGNLIEFDNTRKIFTNPSMKQTEEYITGRFG; encoded by the coding sequence ATGTCCACCGAAGATCAAGCCACCGCGCCAACCGAGGCCTCCGAACAGCCCCCGGAACTCACCAATGATTTTACTCCAGGTGAAAGTAACTTCATCAAGGTCGATAACTTCAAGTTCTTCTACGGGAAGAAAGAGGCTCTCCACGGGATCAACTTGGAGATTCCGTCTCGCAAGGTGACCTCCTTCATTGGACCTTCGGGCTGCGGAAAATCGACCTTGCTTCGCAATTTCAACCGCATGAACGAACTTATCCCCGGTGTTCATCACGAGGGGGATATCACGATCCATGGCACGAGCATCTACGATCCCTCGGTCGAGATTATCGCCCTACGCCGCCGCATCGGGATGGTCTTCCAGAAATCGAACCCGTTTCCCATGTCGATCTACGAGAACATCGTCTATCCCCTGCGTATCGCTGGCCAGAACACTAGATCTGTCCTCGATGAGACGGTGGAGCGTTGCCTCCGTTCAGCGGCCCTCTGGGAAGAGGCTAAGGACCGCCTCAACGACAGTGCCTTGGGACTCTCCGGCGGACAGATGCAGCGCCTCTGTATCGCCCGTGCTGTGGCCAGCCGTCCAGAGATCCTCCTCATGGATGAGCCATGCTCGGCTCTGGATCCAATTGCTACCGCTAAGGTCGAGGAACTCATCATCGAGCTCAAGAAGGATTTTACCATTGTGATCGTCACCCACAACATGCAGCAGGCCAGCCGCGTCTCGGAGCTTACGGCCTTCTTCTACCTAGGCAATTTGATTGAGTTCGACAACACCCGCAAGATCTTCACCAATCCCTCGATGAAGCAGACCGAGGAATACATCACCGGCCGGTTCGGTTGA
- the pstA gene encoding phosphate ABC transporter permease PstA: MTGTASNLPKNFFSDSGKKTSVLRLFRNHFLTGLCIALSLLTLVPLFSIVFLVIQNGLPLLSENLFTQLPPAPGLDGGGFGNAIMGTLVMVGISLGFSVPLGILAAIFVNEYASGSWLASTVRFVAKLLTGIPSIICGVFAFAAVVMTTHKFSALAGGIALAILILPTILLTSEQALLGVPYAFREASFGVGATPFQTIWRIVLPEAMPAIMTGVMLAVARAAGETAPVLFTALFSQNWIKGIMEPTASLSVLIYNFASLPYAYHIKLAWSASLILVAIVTLSNILAQVIFAPKHQ; encoded by the coding sequence ATGACAGGCACTGCTTCCAACTTACCCAAAAACTTCTTTTCCGATTCTGGAAAGAAGACCTCCGTGCTCCGATTGTTCCGCAATCACTTCCTGACAGGTCTTTGCATCGCACTCTCCCTGCTGACGCTGGTGCCGCTTTTTTCGATTGTTTTTCTGGTGATCCAGAACGGCCTTCCCCTGCTTTCGGAAAATCTCTTCACGCAACTACCTCCAGCTCCCGGCTTGGATGGGGGAGGTTTTGGCAATGCCATTATGGGGACTCTCGTTATGGTTGGAATCTCCTTAGGTTTCTCGGTTCCGCTGGGGATTCTAGCCGCCATATTCGTTAATGAGTACGCATCCGGTTCATGGTTGGCTTCCACAGTGCGCTTTGTTGCCAAGCTGCTTACTGGTATCCCCTCCATCATCTGTGGTGTTTTTGCATTTGCCGCAGTGGTGATGACAACTCATAAATTCTCGGCACTCGCCGGTGGTATCGCTCTAGCCATCCTGATCCTGCCAACGATCCTGCTGACTTCCGAGCAGGCACTCCTGGGGGTTCCCTACGCCTTCCGCGAGGCCTCATTCGGCGTCGGTGCCACTCCCTTCCAGACGATCTGGCGTATTGTCCTTCCAGAGGCGATGCCCGCTATCATGACCGGAGTCATGCTAGCCGTGGCGCGCGCCGCGGGCGAGACTGCTCCAGTGCTCTTTACTGCTCTTTTCAGCCAGAACTGGATCAAGGGTATCATGGAGCCGACGGCCTCCCTCTCAGTGTTGATCTATAATTTCGCCTCCCTTCCCTACGCCTATCATATCAAGCTTGCATGGTCCGCCTCGCTGATCCTTGTGGCTATCGTGACTCTCAGCAACATCCTAGCCCAGGTCATCTTTGCTCCGAAACATCAGTAG
- the pstC gene encoding phosphate ABC transporter permease subunit PstC, whose protein sequence is MACFLASILIIILLAFIIGEILVNAWPAMSKFGLGFISGIQWSPNRGLFGVLPVLIGTAASSFLALLLSLPLGLAIAIFLSEDFFPVPVRQVIRFVVETLAAIPSVVYGLWGIFVVIPLVQQYGAVLAAKFGFIPFLSGPAYGNSLLTASLVLALMVLPTITAISRSSLVAVPYTLREGSYALGATRWETILRVIIPTAAPGIVASAILGFGRAMGETMAVAMLIGNSQRLSWSLLSPSNTLSALLANQFAEADGIQVSALMYAAAVLVVLTLGVNIAGEAVLRRTKKATAGLG, encoded by the coding sequence ATGGCCTGCTTTCTGGCCTCGATCCTGATCATCATACTCCTCGCTTTCATTATCGGCGAGATTCTGGTCAATGCTTGGCCAGCCATGAGCAAGTTCGGCCTGGGATTCATCTCCGGTATCCAGTGGAGTCCGAACAGGGGGCTCTTTGGCGTTCTCCCGGTGCTCATCGGTACTGCAGCAAGCAGTTTCCTGGCCCTGCTTCTGTCTCTTCCCTTGGGCTTGGCAATAGCCATATTCCTTAGCGAGGATTTTTTCCCGGTTCCTGTGCGCCAAGTCATTCGTTTCGTGGTGGAGACGCTGGCGGCCATTCCTAGTGTTGTCTACGGATTGTGGGGAATCTTCGTGGTGATTCCCCTGGTCCAGCAGTACGGGGCAGTGCTTGCCGCCAAGTTCGGATTCATTCCATTCCTGTCCGGTCCCGCTTACGGGAATAGCCTGCTGACCGCCAGTCTTGTTCTGGCCCTGATGGTCCTTCCGACCATCACCGCGATCTCACGTTCCTCCTTGGTGGCTGTTCCTTATACACTGCGTGAAGGATCCTATGCCCTTGGCGCCACGCGTTGGGAGACCATCCTGAGAGTCATCATCCCGACGGCCGCTCCCGGCATCGTCGCCTCGGCCATCCTGGGTTTTGGGAGAGCCATGGGCGAGACCATGGCCGTTGCCATGCTCATCGGAAACAGCCAGCGCCTCTCTTGGTCGCTGCTCTCACCCTCCAATACCCTCTCCGCCCTTCTTGCCAACCAGTTTGCAGAGGCAGACGGCATTCAGGTCAGTGCTCTTATGTATGCCGCCGCCGTGCTGGTCGTGCTTACCCTAGGCGTGAATATTGCGGGTGAGGCGGTTCTCCGGCGCACAAAGAAAGCCACGGCGGGTCTTGGTTAA
- the pstS gene encoding phosphate ABC transporter substrate-binding protein PstS: protein MTRNFLFASLLAASVIGANAATSLNASGATFPAPMYLRWASDFHKATPDITVNYQGVGSGAGIKQFTDGITDFGASDVAMSDAEIAKVNGNVLMLPATAGTIVLAYNIPGVQGGLKLSRIAYVGILLGSIKSWNDPAIVKENAGITLPNLPITVVARSDGSGTTAVFTTHLDAISPEFTSMVGSGKSVTWPVGVAGKGNDGVTALIKQTPGAIGYVEFGYAENNKLTMASLQNKAGNFIAPTFESGAATLASVKLPENLRAFITDPEGANDYPIATLTWLLVKKTYTDASKAAAVKAFVTYGLTTGQAIAPQLGYITLPANVVTQVQIALATVK, encoded by the coding sequence ATGACACGAAATTTCCTGTTCGCTTCTCTACTAGCCGCATCTGTTATTGGGGCAAACGCCGCTACCTCGCTCAACGCCTCCGGGGCCACCTTCCCGGCCCCCATGTATCTTCGCTGGGCTTCTGATTTTCACAAGGCCACCCCTGATATCACCGTGAACTACCAAGGGGTCGGAAGCGGTGCGGGCATCAAACAGTTCACGGATGGAATCACGGATTTCGGCGCCAGCGACGTTGCGATGTCCGACGCCGAAATCGCCAAGGTCAACGGCAATGTCCTGATGCTGCCTGCAACGGCAGGAACGATCGTGCTCGCTTACAACATTCCCGGAGTTCAGGGCGGCTTGAAGCTCTCCCGCATCGCTTATGTTGGCATCCTGTTGGGCAGCATCAAGAGCTGGAATGATCCCGCCATCGTCAAGGAGAACGCCGGAATCACGCTTCCTAATCTTCCGATCACGGTTGTCGCCCGTTCGGATGGCAGCGGAACCACCGCCGTCTTCACCACTCACCTGGACGCGATCAGCCCCGAGTTCACCAGTATGGTCGGAAGCGGCAAGTCGGTGACTTGGCCGGTCGGTGTTGCCGGCAAGGGCAACGACGGTGTGACCGCTCTGATCAAGCAGACCCCCGGAGCCATTGGTTACGTGGAGTTCGGTTATGCCGAGAACAATAAACTGACCATGGCCTCTCTCCAGAACAAGGCAGGTAACTTCATCGCCCCAACCTTTGAGAGTGGTGCAGCGACACTGGCTTCGGTGAAGCTTCCCGAGAATCTTCGTGCTTTCATTACCGATCCAGAAGGAGCCAACGACTACCCGATCGCTACCTTAACCTGGCTCCTTGTGAAGAAGACCTATACCGATGCCAGCAAGGCGGCAGCGGTCAAGGCCTTCGTAACCTACGGACTCACCACTGGTCAGGCTATCGCTCCTCAACTCGGATACATTACGCTTCCTGCAAACGTAGTGACCCAGGTTCAGATCGCGCTGGCGACAGTCAAGTAA
- a CDS encoding ParB/RepB/Spo0J family partition protein — protein MATSDSGSAPKEPVGKGLGKGLGKGLGKGLGALINTRVAATTPSEEHGERIQQIRLDQIVASPLQPRTEFRDDQLRDLVDSIRERGIIQPLIVRLAGGKYELIAGERRMRASLEVGLTEAPVIVRKASDQEVLELALIENLQRADLNPIEEAAAYSRLSKEFRLTQEDIAKRVGKSRAAVANAMRLMELDPEVQAHLTQGRLTVGHAKVLLGLKNPEEQRLLAEKLIRTNASVRDAEQLVASHLAGTKVKKGRGKTGRSLAELPPALKHLENKLQHRFSTRVSLHHADKRGRIEIEYFGSDDLHRLIGEFGISLD, from the coding sequence ATGGCAACGTCAGACTCAGGAAGCGCCCCCAAAGAACCAGTCGGCAAAGGACTGGGAAAGGGTCTCGGCAAAGGTTTGGGCAAAGGCCTTGGAGCACTCATTAACACACGGGTTGCGGCCACCACCCCTTCCGAGGAGCATGGCGAACGCATCCAGCAGATCCGCCTCGACCAGATCGTTGCGAGCCCTCTCCAACCCCGTACCGAGTTCCGGGATGACCAACTCCGTGACCTAGTCGATTCCATTCGCGAACGTGGCATTATCCAGCCCCTGATCGTCCGACTGGCGGGTGGGAAGTATGAACTCATCGCCGGTGAGCGCCGTATGCGCGCCTCCCTCGAAGTCGGCCTAACCGAGGCCCCGGTTATTGTTCGCAAAGCCTCCGATCAGGAAGTCCTGGAGCTGGCGCTGATCGAGAACCTTCAGCGGGCGGACCTGAATCCCATCGAGGAAGCCGCCGCTTACAGCCGCCTTTCCAAGGAATTCCGCCTGACTCAGGAAGATATCGCCAAGCGCGTCGGCAAAAGCCGGGCCGCCGTCGCCAATGCCATGCGCCTTATGGAACTCGACCCCGAAGTCCAGGCCCACCTGACCCAAGGGCGCCTGACCGTGGGTCATGCCAAAGTCCTGCTGGGCCTCAAGAACCCCGAGGAGCAGCGCCTGCTGGCCGAAAAGCTGATCAGGACAAATGCCTCTGTGCGCGATGCCGAGCAACTCGTGGCGTCACATCTGGCCGGCACCAAAGTGAAAAAAGGTAGAGGAAAGACAGGGCGCTCATTGGCCGAACTTCCCCCCGCACTGAAACATCTGGAGAACAAGCTCCAGCACCGCTTCTCGACCCGGGTCAGCCTCCACCACGCCGACAAGAGAGGGCGTATTGAGATCGAGTACTTCGGCTCCGACGATCTTCACCGCCTAATCGGTGAATTTGGCATCTCGCTGGACTGA
- a CDS encoding acyl-CoA desaturase, translated as MRALSPLIRFIDSDYFPKGIEATRAMPERMEWSRALPFIILHLGCLGALWVGWSPVALAVCVSLYLVRMFFVTGIYHRYFCHKSYKASRPVQFLFALLGLLCVQRGALWWAAVHRHHHAHSDEEVDVHSPKQKGFLWAHIGWMTSSKNFPTDYSLIPDLAKFPELVFLNRFDLIGPLLVALLTYGLGVVLQSLAPELHTSGPQMLVWGGFISTVLLFHGTCCINSMAHVWGTPRYDTGDDSRNSFLLAIITLGEGWHNNHHRYQSSAQQGFYWWEIDPTYYALRLLSALGVISNLKRVPESVYKQENMLVHGK; from the coding sequence ATGCGCGCTCTCAGCCCACTGATCCGCTTCATCGACTCGGATTATTTTCCCAAGGGGATCGAGGCGACACGCGCCATGCCCGAGCGCATGGAATGGAGCCGGGCCCTCCCCTTCATCATTCTACATCTCGGATGTCTCGGGGCCCTCTGGGTCGGATGGAGCCCCGTGGCCTTGGCCGTCTGCGTGTCGCTCTATCTCGTGCGGATGTTCTTTGTCACCGGCATCTATCACCGCTACTTCTGCCATAAATCCTACAAGGCCTCCCGTCCCGTTCAGTTCCTCTTTGCCTTGCTCGGACTGCTCTGCGTCCAACGCGGAGCCCTCTGGTGGGCAGCGGTCCACCGGCATCATCACGCCCACTCGGACGAGGAGGTGGATGTCCATTCCCCTAAGCAGAAAGGCTTTCTCTGGGCTCACATCGGATGGATGACCAGCAGTAAGAACTTCCCCACAGACTACAGCCTGATCCCCGATCTGGCGAAATTTCCTGAGCTAGTTTTTCTCAACCGCTTCGATCTGATCGGCCCCCTGCTGGTTGCCCTCCTTACCTACGGTCTGGGAGTTGTGCTTCAGTCATTGGCCCCGGAACTCCACACCTCCGGCCCCCAGATGCTTGTCTGGGGTGGCTTCATCAGCACCGTCCTTCTCTTCCACGGCACCTGCTGTATTAACTCCATGGCCCATGTCTGGGGCACACCCCGCTATGACACCGGCGACGACAGCCGCAACAGCTTCCTGCTCGCCATCATCACCCTTGGCGAGGGATGGCATAACAACCATCACCGCTACCAGTCCTCGGCACAGCAGGGATTCTACTGGTGGGAGATCGACCCCACCTACTATGCCCTGCGCCTTCTATCAGCGCTGGGTGTCATCAGCAATCTCAAGCGTGTTCCGGAAAGCGTCTACAAGCAGGAGAACATGCTGGTTCATGGAAAATAA